Sequence from the Cellulomonas fimi ATCC 484 genome:
GTGGATCCGCGGGTCGAGATCCTCGCGCCACGCGTGCTGGTCCGGCGTCACCGGCACGAGGAACGGCTCCACGAGGACGAGGCGGGCGCCCAGCCGGTCGCTCGCGGAGGCGAGCATCGCCCCCAGGTGGTCCTCGTACTGCGACGTCGGCGTCGGCTCGCCCGAGTCGTACCGCCGCCAGGTGTCGTTGATGCCGACCAGCACGGACACGACCTGCGGCTCGACGGCGATCGCGTCGGTCTCCCAACGTGCCCGCAGCATCGCGGACGTGTCGCCGCCGACGCCGCGGTTGACGAACTCCAGCTCGAGGTCGGGACGACGGGCCGTGGCGAGCGCGGCGACGATGCCGGCGTAGCCGTGGCCGAGGCTTGTGGGGTCGGAGCGGTCGCGGCCCCAGTCGGTCACCGAGTCTCCGGTGAGCAGGACGCGGTCGCGAGGCTGCAGGAACGTCGTCGTCACGCAGGCATCCCACCACACGTGACGGTCCCGTCCGCCGCCGCGCACGAGCGGGCGGCGACGGACGGGACGGAGGGTCAGGACGCGGGGTCGTCCGTGCGGCGCACGTCCAGCGTCACGACCGAGCCGGCCTCGACCTCGCCGGTCAGCGGCTCCTGCGCGACGACGACCCACAGCGTCGGGTCGTCGAACGTGCGGCCCTGGCCGGTCGAGTCGACGACCTCGACCGTGAGGCCGCGGGCCTCGAGCGTGTCCTGCGCGGTGGCCAGGAGAAGGTGGGTCTGGTCGATGACCTCGACCTGGCCGGACGCGGCCTCGTCCTCGGTGGAGGACTCGGTCGTGGTCTCGACGGCGGTCGGCTCGTCCTCGGCGCCCGAGTCGGAGCAGCCGGCGAGGAACGCCGTCGCGGCGAGCGCGGCGGTCGCGGCACCGACGGCCAGACGCGTGCGGGTGGCGGGCAGCTTCATGGTTCATCCCTGTGTGTTGCGATCGGTCACCTGTGCGCGGGCACCACGACGGGAGTCCCTCGTCGTGGTGTCCCCCCACGCGTGCGGGCCGACGGGCGGCTCGCGGATCCGCACTCGACCGTAGGCCCGACCACCGACACCCGTCTCGTGCATATGCGGCGATCAGGGACGAATGCCCCGGTCGACGACTGTGGGGTCGGACACACCTGCAGGTCGCAGGGCCGGCGACCGTCGGCCGCTCGTCGTGGTCGGCAGCTCCGCGTGCCGGCGGGGGCGTCGCCAGCGGACGTACCAGACGAGCATCGCGGTCGTCGTCGTCGTGTAGAAGGCGTGCATCGCCCAGACGGGACCGGGAGGCAGGTCCAGGACGTACAGCGTGTAGACGACGTTGCCGACGCACGCGAGCACGAGGTTGCCGACGCTGTACGAGCTGACGTCGCGCGTGCGCCACGCCTTCACGAGCATCGGCAGCGCGCTCGCGGCGAACAGCAGCCCGGCGACGGTGCCGGCGAGGACGGGCAGGTCCACGGTTCCTCCGGGGGTCGGGTGGTGGGCCGGGGCGCGGGCGGCGCCGCGGCCCACCACCGGGGTCAGGGGCGGATCTCGTAGACCGCGTGGAAGGCGGTGCGGGCCGCGACGCGGACGCGCGTGAAGCCCGCCTCGGTCGCGACGCCGCGGACCGCGTCCTCGCCCGCCTGCGCGCCGAGCGCGTGGCCGCCGTCCTGGGACAGCGCGTTGGGCACGCACAGGAACGTCGAGCCCGCGTAGAAGAGCCGTCCGACGGTGGTGAACGTGTCCTCGACCCGCTCGGGGGCGGCGGGCTCGACGACGAGCCACGTGCCGTCGGGAGCGAGCTGCTCCCGCACACGCCGGGCCGCGCCCACCGGGTCGCCCATGTCGTGCAGGCAGTCGAACATCGCCACGAGGTCGAACGGGCCGCCGTCGAACGTCTGCGCGGCGGCGACCTCGAACCCGACGCGGTCGGCCACCCCCGCGTCGGCGGCGCGCTTGCGGGCCCGGTCGACCGACGCGGCGTGGTAGTCGGAGCCCACGAACGTCGAGGCGGGGAACGCCTGGGCGAGCAGCACGGTCGACGACCCGAGGCCGCAGCCGACGTCCGCGACGCGCGCGCCGGCCGTCAGACGCTCGGCGACGCCGTCGAGCGCGGGGATCCAGCTCGGCACGAGCTCCGCGGCGTAGCCCGCGCAGTAGAACGCGTCCGTCCCGACGTGCACGTCCTCGTCGTGCTCGTGCCAGCCGATCCCCGCACCCGTGCGGAACGCCTCCGTGAGCCGCGGCTCCGCACGCAGGTAGCCGAGCACGGCCACGGAGGCGGCCGGCAGGTCGGGGCCGGCCGGGTCGGCGAGGCAGTACGCCTGCTCGGGCGTCAGGTGGAACGCGGTCGACGACGGGTCGTACGCGACGTACCCGCTCGCCGCCTGCCCGCGCAGCCACTCGGTCAGGTAGCGCTCGTGCAGGCCCGTGCGCTCCGCGAGGTCGCGCGGCGTCGCCGGTCCCTGCGCGAGCGCGCGGTACAGGCCGAGCCGGTGGCCGACGACGACGGCGCCCGCCGAGCCCGTCGCCGCGAGGTCGGCGGTGAACCGACCGAGGAAGTCGATGACCTTCTGCTGGTCCATGACGGAGGTCTCCTGGTGTCGGACGTCCGGGCCGGCGGTCGCCGGTCCGGGGCCCGCGCGCCGGTGCGGCGGGCCGTGACGACACCGTCGGCGTGCGCGCTGTCACGGCACTGGCACGCGCTCGCACGCGGCTGGCACGCCCGCGTGGGGCCCTGCCGTCGCCCGGGCCCGACGGGCATGCTGTCCCCGGAGGTGCGGATGGTCGCCGGTGCGCCACGGGTACGGGTCGACGTCCTCGGGCCGCTGCGGCTGGAGGTCGACGGCACGGTCGTCGACGTGCCCGGCACCCGGCGTCGCGCCGTCCTCGCGCTGCTCGCGCTCGCGCAGGGACGGACGGTGACCGTCGACGCCCTGGTGGACGCGCTGTGGCCGCACGACCCGCCGGCGTCGGCCCGGCAGGCCCTGCAGTCGCACGTCTCGCGCCTGCGCGGCCACCTGGGGCCGGCGTCGGGACGGCTGGCGAGCCGCGCCGACGGCTACGTGCTCGACGCGGACACCGACGTCGTGGAGGTGGGTGCCGCACTGCGCCGGTCCCGGTCCGCGGCGCCCGACGAGGCCCTCGCCGTGCTGCGCTCCGCGGCGTCGGCGTGGCGCGGCCCGGTGCTGGCCGACCTGCGGGACGTCGCACCCGTGGCTGCGGCGGCGGTCGCGTGCGACCGGCTCCGGCAGGACGTGCTCGACGCCCTCGTCGCGGCCGGGATCGACGCCGGACGGGCGGCCGACGTCCTGCCCGAGGCCCGTGCGGTCGTCGCCGACGACCCGCTGCGCGAGGACGCGACGCTGCTGCTCGTGCGTGCGCTCGCAGCGACCGGGCGCGCACCCGACGCGCTGCGGCTCGCCCACGACTACCGGCGACGGCTCGCCGAGGAGACGGGCCTCGACCCGACCCCGGCGCTGGGTGCGCTGGAGCGGCAGGTCGCGGGCGGCGGCGATGCGTCCGCGCGGACGCGCACGGGTGTCGACGGCCGTGCGCCCGGGACCCGGCTCGTCGGACGCGACGACCACGTGCGCGGCGTGCGCGGCGCGCTCGCCGAGGGCCGGCTCGTCACCGTGGTCGGGCCGGGCGGCGTGGGCAAGACGCGCGTCGCGATGGCGGCGGCGGGGACCGACGACGACGCGACCCTGCTGTCGCTCGCTCCGCTCGGCGACGCTGCTGCCGTGCCGCACGCGCTCGCGGACGCGCTCGGCCTGGTCGTCACGCGTGGCGACGTCCTGCGTGCGTGCGTCGCGCTCCTCGGGGACCGCCGTGCGCTGCTCGTCGTCGACAACGCGGAGCACCTCCTGGACGCGGTGCGGGACGTCGTCGCTGTGCTCCTGACCGCCTGCCCGCGCCTGGTCGTGCTCGTCACCAGCCGCGAGCCGCTCGGGCTCCCGGCGGAGCGGACGTGGCGGCTGCCCCCGCTCGACGTGCCCGCGGACGACGACCCGGCGCTCGCGGACGTCGCGTCCGTCGCCCTGTTCCTCGACCGGGCCGCGCGGGTCCGGCCCGGCGCCGTCCGGACCGCGGCGGACCTGCGCGTGGTCGCCGACGTCGTGCGTCGCCTCGACGGGATGCCGCTCGCGATCGAGCTCGCCGCCGGCCGGATGTCTGCCTTCGGGCTGCGTGACCTGCGTGACCGGCTGGACCGCGCGCTCGACCTGCTGGGCGACGGCCGTCCGACGGGCGACGCGCGGCACCGCACGCTGCGGGCGACGATCGCCTGGTCCGACGACCTGCTGTCGCCCGACGAGCGGCTGCTGCTGCGCCGGCTCGCCGTCTTCCCCGACGGCCTGGACCTGCCGGACGTCGAGCGGCTCGCGCACGCCGTCGGTCTGCGCGGCGACCCCGGCACGGTCCTCGCGCGGCTCGTCGACGCGTCCGTGGTGGAGGTGGACGTCGACGACGGCCCTCGCTACCGGCTGCTGCAGACCGTGCGCGCCTACGCGCTCGACGCGCTCGCCGCCGAGGGTGACCGCGCCGCCGCCGACCGCGACCTGCTGCGCTGGGCGTCGGACGTGACCGCGCGCGTCGCCGCCGCGATGACGACCGAACGTGAGCCGGAGGCCGACGCGACCCTGCGCCGCGAGGTCCGCAACCTGCGCGCCGCGTGGCACCTCGCCCGGGCGACGGGTGACGTCGACACCGCCGCGACGCTCGTCGTCCGGCTGTTCGACGCCGTCGGGTACCGCGACCTCGTCGAGCTGCGGGGCTGGGCCGTCGAGCTCGCCGCCGACCCGCGGCTCGACACCTCACCGCTCGCCGCGGCCGTCCTCGGCGTCGGCGCCGAGGCGGCCTACCACGGGGGCGACCACGCACGCGCCGAGTCGCTCGCCCGCGCCGGCCTGCGGCGCGCGAGCGACGACGAGGGCCGCTGGTGCTGCCTGCTCCCGCTGTCCGTCGTCGACCTCGCGCGCGGCCGGCTCGCCGACGCCGCCGCGCACGCGTCGGCCGCGGCGGGACTGCGACCCGACCCTCGCGAGGCCCTCGGCATCGCCGCCCTCGCGACGGCCTACGCGGGTGACCTCGCGGCGGCCGCACTGCTCGCCGACCGCGGCAGGGCCGCTGCCGTCGCGCCGACCATGCGCGCGTGGGCGGCATACGTCGACGGCGAGCTGGCGAACCTCGGCGGGGCGCCCGACGACGCGCGCGCCCGGTACGAGGAGGCCGTCCGCCTCGCGCGGACGTCGGGTGCGACGTTCGTCGTCGGCGTCGCCACCGTCGGGCTGCTCACCGTGCTGGCCCGCACCGGCCGCGAGGACGAGGCGCTGGCCGGCTACCGGGACGTCGTCGACGACTTCGCCCGGACCGGCAACTGGACGCACCTGTGGGCAACGCTGCGCGACCTGGCGGACCTGCTCGCCCGGCTCGGGGACACCACGACGGCCGACCTCGTGCACGCGGCCGCGGACGCGGCACCCGACGCGCCCGCCGACGGCCGGGCCCGCGTCGCGCGGCCAGGCCACGTTCCCCGTGTCGGGCGGGCCGACCTGCTGGACACCGTCCGCACGGCCGTCGACCGCGCGCGGGCCAGCGGGCCCCCCGCGTAGACGGGCGTCTACGCGGCCGGTGCGGCCCGACCCGCGGGAGCGGTCACGGGATGCGGAGGTCGGGCACGTCGAGCTCGTGGTGCGCGTACTTGTCGCGCAGGAAGTTGCCGGTGGTGCTCAGCTCCGCGGTCAGCAGGCGGTGGCGGCTCGCGTAGAGGGCGTCGGCCTGACCCGCCAGGATGCGCAGCTGCTCGGTGAGCTCCTCGTCGGGGGTGCGGCCGTCGGGCTGGCGCTCCTGCACCCGGGAGGGCGCGATCGCCAGGTACCCCGTGAGGACCGCGGGCAGGTACTGCCGGACGACGGCGTCCAGCTCGTACTCGAACCGTGCGTCCCCGGCGGGCTCCCGCTGCTCGGCCGCGATCACGGCGTCCAGCACCTCGCAGGTCCGCAGGACCGTGCGGTGCGTGTCTCCCGGCAGGCGGCGCCTGTTCCGCTCGGCCAGCGTCCGGATCCGGGCGACCGCCGCCGGCAGCGGCTGCGCCGCCTCCACGGCGACGACGGCCTGCGCGCGGTTCCGTTCGACGACGACGGCCGACCCGGTCAGGTCCCGCTTCCACCAGCGGCGTCGCGCCGGCAGCCACAGGTCCCGCCGGTGCCAGGCGCGGACGGCCGAGACGCCCATGGCGGCGAGCGCGAGCAGGACGCGAGGCCCCCAGGCGCCGTCGAGGACGAACACCGCCACCGAGAACCCCGCGGCGTAGAGGAGGCCTTCGAGCGCCGCCCCGACGTGCTTGCGCACCGCGCCGATGACGAGCACCAGGTAGGCGATCAGGGGGAGGAAGACGAGGACCGCCGTCACCTTGACCACGTTGCCCAGGGTCAGTCGCGTCATGACCAGCTCCTCCCGGACGTGCCCTCGGCGGGCACTGGGTGTCTGACCCGATCATCGCAGAAGCGGGGCACGACGTGCCGGGCTGTCGGCACATCCGCGACGTCGTCTGCGGGGAGAGGGCCGGGACCACCGAGGACGGGCAGCCGCGGAGGGGAGAGGGAGCGGACGACGGGAATCGAACCCGCGTAGCCAGTTTGGAAGACTGGGGCTCTACCATTGAGCTACGTCCGCACAGGTCCGGCAGGCCGGACCGCGCGACCCAGGGTACCGGGTGCGTGGGAGCGGATCGTGCACCCGCCCCGGCCCCGGCCGTGCTGCGGTGCGCACGGGATGTGGCGCAGGTTGGTAGCGCGTCCGCTTTGGGAGCGGAAGGTCGTGGGTTCGAATCCCGCCATCCCGACGACCGGTCGTGGGAGTCTCGGGTCCTCGACGACGCGAGGGGGCTCGGTGACGGACGCGACGCTGGAGCACGAGGGCAGGGCGGGCGACGACGCCCACGCGGCTGCACGGCCCAGGTCGTGGCTCGTGGAAGGGGTCGGCGTCCTGGTCGGGACGCTCCTCGTCGGGTACGTCGCGTCGACCGTGCTGGTGCTCGCGCTCGCGCCGACGTCCGCGTCGTCGCTCCTCGTGCAGCCGCTGTCGTACCTCGGGTCGCTCGCGACGGGAGGCCTGCTGCTCTCGCTCCTGCTCCTCGTCCCGACGGCGTGGTGGGTGCGCGAGGCGCCGGCGCGTCGACGGGTCGGGTGGTACGTGCTGGCCTCGCTCGTGCCGCACGCGGTGGTGCTGCTCGTGCAGTCGGGCACGCGGGCCCTCGCCGGGGACGTGCAGGCGGCGGGCTGGCTCGCGGGGGCGTCGCTGGTCGGCCTCGTGGCGCCCGTGGTCGAGGTCGCGCTCGCGGCGGCGGTCGTCGTGAGCTGTGCCGAGCGGTGGCGGGCCGGTGTGCCGTGGCGCGGCACCGCGGTGGTCCGCGGCGTCGAGGTGGCGGGCCTGGGACTCGGGGTGCTGCTCGTGGTCGCGCTGTTCTTCCAGTTCCTCGACGTGAACCTCTCGCTCTACGGGGACCAGCCGCCGCCGACGGCCGCCGACGGGTCGCGGTACGTCGTCACGGCGGTCGCGTGCCTCTCGCTCGTCCTCGCCGGGACGGTGGCGGCCGGGGTGGGGCGGCACATCGGGGTGCTGGGCCTCGGCATCGTGCTGCTGCTCGTCGCCGCCGTGGCGGCGGTCGTGCTCGCGGTGCCGGGGGACCGGTTCGAGTACGAGCCCCCGCGCCAGGAGCGGCCCGCGTACGAGCCCTGCTACAGCGGCAGCGGCGACTGCGTCGGCGGATGACCCCGTGACGCGGGGCGCCGGCCGGGCCTAGCGTCGGCGGATGGGCTTCGACGTCGACCCGGACGCGTACGACCGCTTCATGGGGCGGTTCTCGGCGCCGCTGGCCGACGAGGTGGTCGCGACGCTCGGCGTGGGCCCGACCGACGCGGTCCTCGACGTCGGGTGCGGGCCGGGCGCGCTGACGTCGCGGCTCGTCGGGCGGGCGGGGCGCGTCGCGGCGGTGGACCCGGCGGAGCCGTTCGTCGCGGCGGTCCGGACCCGGCTGCCGGACGTGGACGTGCGTCGTGCCGGCGCGCAGGACCTGCCGTTCGACGACGGCACGTTCGACGTGTCGGTCGCGCAGCTCGTCGTGCACTTCCTGCCCGACCCCGTCGCGGGTCTGCGCGAGATGCGACGCGTGACGCGGACCGGCGGGACGGTCGCCGTCTGCGTGTGGGACCACGCGGCGCGCGGGCCGCTCGCGGCGTTCTGGCGTGCGGTGCGCGACCTCGACCCCGCGTCGCCGGGGGAGGACCTGCTCCCCGGCGTCCGGCGCGGGCACCTCGCCCGGCTGTGCCGGGACGCGGGCCTGGCCGTGGACGACGACGGCGAGGCGACGGTGTCGCTCCGGTTCGACGCGTTCGCCGACTGGTGGGAGCCGTTCACGCTCGGTGTCGGGCCGGCGGGGGACCACGTCGCGGGGCTCGACGCCGCCGGGCAGGCGCGGCTGCGTGACCGGTGCGCGCAGGTGCTCGGCCCGCCGCCGTTCACGGTCGACGCCACCGCGTGGGTCGTGCGCGC
This genomic interval carries:
- a CDS encoding class I SAM-dependent methyltransferase — its product is MDQQKVIDFLGRFTADLAATGSAGAVVVGHRLGLYRALAQGPATPRDLAERTGLHERYLTEWLRGQAASGYVAYDPSSTAFHLTPEQAYCLADPAGPDLPAASVAVLGYLRAEPRLTEAFRTGAGIGWHEHDEDVHVGTDAFYCAGYAAELVPSWIPALDGVAERLTAGARVADVGCGLGSSTVLLAQAFPASTFVGSDYHAASVDRARKRAADAGVADRVGFEVAAAQTFDGGPFDLVAMFDCLHDMGDPVGAARRVREQLAPDGTWLVVEPAAPERVEDTFTTVGRLFYAGSTFLCVPNALSQDGGHALGAQAGEDAVRGVATEAGFTRVRVAARTAFHAVYEIRP
- a CDS encoding PQ-loop repeat-containing protein, whose product is MDLPVLAGTVAGLLFAASALPMLVKAWRTRDVSSYSVGNLVLACVGNVVYTLYVLDLPPGPVWAMHAFYTTTTTAMLVWYVRWRRPRRHAELPTTTSGRRSPALRPAGVSDPTVVDRGIRP
- a CDS encoding PASTA domain-containing protein, with the protein product MKLPATRTRLAVGAATAALAATAFLAGCSDSGAEDEPTAVETTTESSTEDEAASGQVEVIDQTHLLLATAQDTLEARGLTVEVVDSTGQGRTFDDPTLWVVVAQEPLTGEVEAGSVVTLDVRRTDDPAS
- a CDS encoding BTAD domain-containing putative transcriptional regulator, translating into MTTPSACALSRHWHALARGWHARVGPCRRPGPTGMLSPEVRMVAGAPRVRVDVLGPLRLEVDGTVVDVPGTRRRAVLALLALAQGRTVTVDALVDALWPHDPPASARQALQSHVSRLRGHLGPASGRLASRADGYVLDADTDVVEVGAALRRSRSAAPDEALAVLRSAASAWRGPVLADLRDVAPVAAAAVACDRLRQDVLDALVAAGIDAGRAADVLPEARAVVADDPLREDATLLLVRALAATGRAPDALRLAHDYRRRLAEETGLDPTPALGALERQVAGGGDASARTRTGVDGRAPGTRLVGRDDHVRGVRGALAEGRLVTVVGPGGVGKTRVAMAAAGTDDDATLLSLAPLGDAAAVPHALADALGLVVTRGDVLRACVALLGDRRALLVVDNAEHLLDAVRDVVAVLLTACPRLVVLVTSREPLGLPAERTWRLPPLDVPADDDPALADVASVALFLDRAARVRPGAVRTAADLRVVADVVRRLDGMPLAIELAAGRMSAFGLRDLRDRLDRALDLLGDGRPTGDARHRTLRATIAWSDDLLSPDERLLLRRLAVFPDGLDLPDVERLAHAVGLRGDPGTVLARLVDASVVEVDVDDGPRYRLLQTVRAYALDALAAEGDRAAADRDLLRWASDVTARVAAAMTTEREPEADATLRREVRNLRAAWHLARATGDVDTAATLVVRLFDAVGYRDLVELRGWAVELAADPRLDTSPLAAAVLGVGAEAAYHGGDHARAESLARAGLRRASDDEGRWCCLLPLSVVDLARGRLADAAAHASAAAGLRPDPREALGIAALATAYAGDLAAAALLADRGRAAAVAPTMRAWAAYVDGELANLGGAPDDARARYEEAVRLARTSGATFVVGVATVGLLTVLARTGREDEALAGYRDVVDDFARTGNWTHLWATLRDLADLLARLGDTTTADLVHAAADAAPDAPADGRARVARPGHVPRVGRADLLDTVRTAVDRARASGPPA
- a CDS encoding class I SAM-dependent methyltransferase, producing MGFDVDPDAYDRFMGRFSAPLADEVVATLGVGPTDAVLDVGCGPGALTSRLVGRAGRVAAVDPAEPFVAAVRTRLPDVDVRRAGAQDLPFDDGTFDVSVAQLVVHFLPDPVAGLREMRRVTRTGGTVAVCVWDHAARGPLAAFWRAVRDLDPASPGEDLLPGVRRGHLARLCRDAGLAVDDDGEATVSLRFDAFADWWEPFTLGVGPAGDHVAGLDAAGQARLRDRCAQVLGPPPFTVDATAWVVRAHV
- a CDS encoding SGNH/GDSL hydrolase family protein, with amino-acid sequence MTTTFLQPRDRVLLTGDSVTDWGRDRSDPTSLGHGYAGIVAALATARRPDLELEFVNRGVGGDTSAMLRARWETDAIAVEPQVVSVLVGINDTWRRYDSGEPTPTSQYEDHLGAMLASASDRLGARLVLVEPFLVPVTPDQHAWREDLDPRIHVVRRLAAEHRAVLVPADGLFAAAAVRTSPAAWCFDGVHPTPAGFGLLAEAWLGAVGLGTPTPGAVGFGER
- a CDS encoding DUF6234 family protein, producing MTDATLEHEGRAGDDAHAAARPRSWLVEGVGVLVGTLLVGYVASTVLVLALAPTSASSLLVQPLSYLGSLATGGLLLSLLLLVPTAWWVREAPARRRVGWYVLASLVPHAVVLLVQSGTRALAGDVQAAGWLAGASLVGLVAPVVEVALAAAVVVSCAERWRAGVPWRGTAVVRGVEVAGLGLGVLLVVALFFQFLDVNLSLYGDQPPPTAADGSRYVVTAVACLSLVLAGTVAAGVGRHIGVLGLGIVLLLVAAVAAVVLAVPGDRFEYEPPRQERPAYEPCYSGSGDCVGG